The sequence below is a genomic window from Sardina pilchardus chromosome 9, fSarPil1.1, whole genome shotgun sequence.
gtgtgtgtgtgtgtgtgtgtgtgtgtgtgtgtgtgtgtgtgtgtgtgtacatgcaagaTGGCTGGATCAGTTATGTGCATCACCAGGAGCCATTCTGACCGGACACTGAATGGCTCCAAAACCCCACACCATGAGAAACATGACACACAAATGAGGTGGAAAATTCCCCTTCTGCTCAAAAGAATATGGATGCTGAACCAAGCACGTatgtgtctgtggacatcggGAGTATAACCACCATGACATCTATAATCCCCGAGCTGATCGTGCTATGCTCGCTGGCATGAGAAGAGAATGGTGTTGGGTtgaatgcaaatgcaaaaacaaaaacaaaaacaaaaaaaagaacatcttCATGCACACTTCTAAGAGGTAGCTGGTCAGTGCGAGTATATTCACCATGTTCTGCATAGGCTTGCAATGGCCTCTTACAGCTAGGGCCTGGTAACCAGGCTGACAGCCTGGCAGCTGACTAACGGTGATCACGTTCCCCCTCTGCCTTAGGAAAATAACAAAAGGAcagagaaggggaagaggagagagagagagacttggcaataatgtattaaaagagaagggtgggtgtggggggcaggggggggggggggggggggggaggaggaagagagagagagagagagtgagagagcgagagtgagagagagagagaggcacagagtaGAATTCGACGGCTAGAGCAGACACAAAGATGAGGTCTCAGAGAGACGAGCAGGAGAGAAGCTCGCTCGGATCGGTTTGAGGAGATGGCTGGGTCTAATTTATCAAgctgtctcaaacacacacacactctcaacctatcacacacacacacacacacacaaacacacacacagagtgtaaaGGTTTTTCACTGTGCGATAAAAAGCCAGTGAGCGTAGAAATCCTGAGAGCATCACGGATGACCTTTGAGATGAGCCACTCAGGCTTATGGGGTGCGCTTGCTTGATAAATGAGAGCCATCATCTCCAAAAGAGGAGCCGAGAGTTGTTCTCTCTATTTTTAGGACAGGGTGACTTGCAGCCAAGACTGATTTACATATCAGATCCTAACATGAGCGCCTCAACATCTCTGTTCAGGCCCACGTCTCCTCAGTTTAAAAACACTACGGTTAATGCTAGCTGCAAATCAGTGCAACAGTGGGAGGGGAGCCACTTGCCTTCTTCTTTTGGGGAGGGTTgctggggtgagggggggtgccACTGTCTGGGTACCCGCCCCCGTAATGTGGCTCTGGATAGGGCGAGAGCGATCCGGTCCCCGTCTCCGAGAGCAGCCCCTGGCCACTCGCGCCGCCGAAGTAGGACTCCGCAGGCGAGAAGCTGCCCTCCGATTGGGAGTGCCGCCTGTCCGTCAGGGGGCCGCGGGCGCCAAGCCCGTCCCCCAGGTTGGCGTTGAGGGGAGAGCACGCGTAGATGAGATTGAACTCTGTCCTGAAGGCCTGCTCGCGAGCCTGGGCCTCGCCCGAGCGCGTGCCCGCCGAGGAGTCTCCCGGGGCGGACACGGACGCCGGGGTGAGGGGCGTCCCTCCGCCGGAGAGGCTCAGGGGCGAGGGGGAGACCGCGGGGAAGTCCTCCGGCACCGGGACGGGGCTGTCCAAGCTGGAGGTCATGGAAAGGTCAGGGAAGGTGGCGTTGCGAATGGCGTCAAAGTCCGACCGCAGGCAAGGCTATGTAAGGGGGAACAGgcagagagaacacagtgtTTCAGTTGCTCAGCGTGCTCAGaactctctcccacacaaacacgcaaggTTACGTCAGGCCAGCAATCACATTTACATCTTTAGAAGCCAAACATCTGTGCTCCCTGTATTTTCCAAAAGCAAGACTCttaaaacacacccacacacgcagcTGCTCCTCTCTGGACAGAATGTGTAGTCCCTGTGGTGAGGCATGCCCATCACCcccatcacgcacacacacacacacacacacacacacacacacacacacacacacacacacacacacacacacacacacacacacacacacacacacacacacacacacacacacacacacactcacctctggAGACAGAGATTCTGGCCGGTGTACTGGGGAAGCCTCTGGGGATGAGATGTTCTGGAGGcaaaaaaatgtcaaatgtgAAAATATGAACACATCACATTCACTGCTGCTCACACTTAAAtatggtgtgtttgtatgtatgctaTGCATGCTATAATGAAAGGCCTCGACATGTTGGCAAAAAAAGTAGAGAGCCGCTACacagtcaatgtgtgtgtgtgtgtgtgtgtgtgtgtgtgtgtggtgccctaCCTCAAACTGCAGCGGCGTGTTGCAGCGGCTGGTGGGCAGCGAGGTGAGGGGCGAGTAGGGCATGGCGGCGCCGTTGTGCGGCTCGTCCTCGGCGCCCAGGTAGAGGGCGCACGAGGTGCTGTGGGCGGGCCGCGGCGGGCGCCCGGGGTCcgagggcggcggcggcgtgatGGGCGACAGCGGGCGCAGCAGCAGGTCACTGGCGGACGCGCTGCTGTCGGGGGGCGAGCTCAGCAGCTCGTGCGCGTACTTGGACTTGCGCTTCTTGAAGGGCGCACTTAGATCTGCAGCGACAGAAAGAGACGCATCTTGCTTTCAAATATCATCATCGTTTTTCTTCATTCTTAATGCACACtatctttttatattttatattttttcctagaattgttgttagaattgctttaaaagcttgtaatgtaatgtactgaaATGTaatatatcatcatcatcatcatcatcaaagtTCTGAGTTCCATTTATTTTCAGTTGCTTCAGACGGTTGCGCAGAAAAGCATGTTGGGCTATGCGAGCGAATATCATGCAAATAAGTAGTCATTTTGTGGGTAGCTGCCAATCAGATTGTTTGCTGACGCATTGCATGAGCGCGGCGCTGTTCGATCATTTGATTACAAAGAATAGCTTGGAGGGCTTTGTAAGGGGATGCTGATGATGTTGGTATGTTCGAATGCCAGTTCACCTATCAATTGGAGTAACTGGAGAGCCAACAAGCTGGCTAGTTACACATTCCCCCGACATCAAGACCTGGGTACAGAATGTGAGCGTGAAGAAAGCGTGTCgcttcacacacgcacgcgctgATGTATAGGAGACTACTACAGTGGAGGCACAGGACAAGCAGCGGCATTGTGCCAAGTGCATTTAAAAAACAGCCTCACAGGGTCATATCAAAGCACTGCTCAAACAAGCTGCCGCTTATGAATAAGAGTGCAATAACTCAAGAGCAGTCCCTTTCAGCACCAGGGTAGGagtgcggcagcagcagcagcataatGTCTGAGCGTAATGGctctgaggggtgtgtgtagatACCGGCTTTGAAAGGGTGGGAGGAGCTGCCGTTACTTTGGTTTGAAGAGCCGGAGGCGCCGCCATCCTCCGGGGACAAGGAGGACTTGCTCTCGTCCAGGGCCTGCTTTATCCacctctgcaaacacacacacacacacagcaatgtcaGAGAAATGATAGGAGCCAGACCACAACATAGTCAATTTAAATCATTCAAATCACCTCTGCATCTGCTAGGACGTGAAATCAACCTGTACACTCAAACTTGACAAATGTTGTTTGGGTGTAATAGTTTCTTaccactcttttttttctttatacacaaaaaaacaatgtaaGCAATGTGAGGGCAAATTGGCAGAATAAAAAAGTAAGCTTTAAGATGGCAATGCATCGGTTCATATTTCCTGTCTGCACTATTTGACGTCCCGAGCGACGGACGACCTCTGACCTTTTTGCAGGAGCCGTAGGAGGCGTCGACGGCCAGGGGCCTGCGTCGGCGCTCGGGGGTGAAGGGCGAGCCGAAGCGCACGTAGTGCTTGGGCGCGGTGCAGATGAGCGAGGCGTGGCTGAGGCCCGGCAGCATGTTGAGCGTGGTGGCCAGCACCGTCGGGTCCGTCGTGATGCGCAGCGGCCGCTCCGCCTCCAGCTCCGCGCGCTCCGGGATCTTGTCGTTGAGCCACTCCGTCACCAGGTACTGAGGGAGGAgcgagaggtcaaaggtcaagagaGGTGGCGATTAAGGCGAAGGAAACTTGAGCAAAGCGAAATGcacactatatacagtatactgtacacacacacacacacacacacacaagtgagagGACGGAGGCATATGTAGATTGGAGTGGCACCCAAGATGGCCAAATCGGGCACATTCACATAAAGTGAGCATGTTTATTAATGTGCATTGTCCCTTTAAATAAGTAAACATAAAGGGAATGTAATTGAATTTATGTATAACTGTGAGGGTGAAGGATGACCGATGATAAATGTGTATGGTGGACATATGACCCTGAATCTTCAGCATCTCCGTACTCTTACCTTCTTAGTTTTGGGGTAGCGCAGGTTGGCCTTGTTGCCCAGGGCTCCGGAGCCTGACCCCCCGTAACCATCACCGTCCTGGGCCTGTCCTGCTCCGAGCGCCCCCTCTCCCTGACCCAGCTCGCCCTGAGAGGACCCGGGCGCCCCGTCCTCGCCGCCAGCGCCCTCCGCCGCCTGCTGTGCCAGGGCCTGGCGCTGGCGCCGCGCCCGCTGGGCCGAGCCGGAGCGGTAGCGCGAGATGCGGCTCTTGGGCCGCGGCTTGGAGGAGCGTGCCGGCGGGGGCTTgggggcggcggcggtggtggcggcggcggctggcGCCACGGTCACGGGTTTACCGTCCGTCTCCACCGGGGCCTCCTGGAAtacaggagtgagagagagagagagagagagagagagagagagagagagagagagagatatgaggaaAGAGTGAAGACATCAGAAACCACCATCAGATATAATGAGCAATGTTCTAGGAGTGCAACAGACACGACACTGGACTTTGGAGtggaaagacaaagacacaggaagagagaacaTTTGCTCAACATTCAATAAAAGTACAGTTTTTAACGacagcactgctgtgtgtgtgtgtgtgtgtgtgtgtgtgtgtgtgcgttcacctACGACCCCCTTGTGACTGTATGTGCTCCAACtcactgctcctgtgtgtgagtgatcatCTTATGACATGAATTCAAGTTTTTCTAAACAAAACTTCATCAAAAGATGAGGCAGACCCGACATTTCGCGCGCATGACGGGGAGCGCAACGTTCCAACATTCCATTTGTGTTTACAATgcgagagaaggggagaagcgGCAGGGTGTACTGCGGCCGTTTCTTGCTCATCCACCGCGGCACGAAACAAACCCATCGCGCcgcagccctagtgtgtgtgctcacgacTCGGGGCTGAGACACAGAAGACGCAGGACAGCGGCGCGGCGGTGCTTGTGGGCTCACCGTGGCGTAGGAGGTGCGTCGCGTGCTGACGCCCCCGGAGGTGCCCGTGGCGGGCGCGGGGTTGTGGGGGCCGGCGGGAGACAGGCCCGTCACCTCTCCCTCCTCGGGGGCGCCGGGCTCCTGCTTGGGCTCGTCAGCGCCCCCCTGGGCCGCGCGACGCCTCCGCCGCTCCAGGGTCTCAAACGCGGCGCGCTCCTCCCGGGACTGCAGGCCAGAGAGAGGAATCTGTCAGttcaatgtgtgtgcgtgtgtgtgtgtgtgtgagagagaagttgAGCCAGCAGCATAGCCGTCTGCTTGATATGAGGACTccgttgtgcgtgtgtgtgtgtgtgtgtgtgtgtgtgcgtgcgtgtgtcagagagagttgTTGAGTCAGCAGCATACGCGTTTGCTTGATATAAGGACTCCGTTGTGCgtacgtgcacgtgtgtgtgtgtgtgtcagagagagatgttgagCCAGTAGCATACCCGTCTGCTTGATATGAGGACTccgctgtgcgtgcgtgcgtgcacgtgtgtgtgtgtgtaagagagagatgttgagcCAGTAACATACCCGTCTGCTTGATATGAGGACTCcgttgtgcgtgcgtgagtgtgcgtgtgtgtgtgtgtgtgagagagaagttgAGCCAGCAGCATAGCCGTCTGCTTGATATGAGGACTccgttgtgcgtgtgtgtgtgtgtgtgtgtgtgtgtgcgtgcgtgtgtcagagagagttgTTGAGTCAGCAGCATACGCGTTTGCTTGATATAAGGACTCCGTTGTGCgtacgtgcacgtgtgtgtgtgtgtgtcagagagagatgttgagCCAGTAGCATACCCGTCTGCTTGATATGAGGACTccgctgtgcgtgcgtgcgtgcacgtgtgtgtgtgtgtaagagagagatgttgagcCAGTAACATACCCGTCTGCTTGATATGAGGACTCcgttgtgcgtgcgtgagtgtgtgtgtgtgtgtgtgtgtgagagatgttgAGCCAGTAACATACCCGTCTGCTTGATATGAGGACTCcgttgtgcgtgcgtgagtgtgtgtgtgtgtgtgtgtgtgagagatgttgAGCCAGTAACATACCCGTCTGCTTGATATGAGGACTCCGTTGTCGTCcagctctccctcttctccttcttcctgcTTCATTCCGTCCAGCAGGCCATCCTGTATCCCACAATGCAACAGGCTGcgtcacacacagagcactggtCGTGCACTGCACAGTGTACCCACTACCCCACTAAAGCTTTAGCAAAACATCTCATTAACCATCTGGAATAATTAGGTGCCCAAGTTGGCACCTTGAGACCCAACTCAGGTCTATTAGGCaaaaacccacccacccacacacacacacacacacacacacacactcatgcgcaccgacccccccgcccacacagACATCACCCAACTCACATATTCATCTACGCAtccgcatccacacacacagtcacctctgcgcacacacacacacacacacatcacccaacTCACATATTCATCTACGCAtccgcatccacacacacagtcacctctgcgcacacacacacacacacacacacacacacacacacacacacacacacacacacacacacacacacacacacacacacacacacacacacacacacacacacacacacacacacacacacacacacacacacacacacacacacacacacacacacacacacacacacacacacacacacacacacacacacacacacacacacacacacctctgcatcgCTGGCTCCGTGCTCCCGATCCTGCCCGTCTCCGTTGGGCTGCTGGTTGCTGTCGTCAGAGCCGGCCGTGGGGGCTCCTCCCTCCAGCTCTCTCCGCCGGGCTCGTCTCCTGCGGGTCTCGGCACCGGGGAGGACGGGGGGCGCCGGGCCGGACGCCGGCTGCGACGGCAGGCTGTCCATGGGGCTCAGGTTGTGCTTCTGCACCGGGCAGTTGTGGTTGCCCTTGTGGCATGCACAGTCCACCTTGTAATTACTGCAGCATGggaggaaacagagagaaaacaaaacgcTTTTTAAAGAAAGGTCAAAAAACATTTCTTTTTAGCAAAGCTTTTGGACCCCAAAATGTTCTTAAACCTttcctttttattttctttttcctttgtttttaacctgTGGCACTTTGAGATCTCTGATGAAAAGTGCATTATAGATAAAatgctttattattattataattatacgaatgggggagagagggaccaAGTCATTGTCAGTCGGTCAAACAGGAGTTTGTGTCCAGAAGCACTCGTTAGCTAGGCGCTTGCTAAAGACCCTATAAGGACGATTAACAATCTACAGTAAAAGACATTACAATGCAGACAGATCGGTCACGTTCATATGCAAAGTGGAGTATGATTCATGTCGTTTATGCCCACAGGCATTGGCTTAAAAGGTGAAACACTTGTGGATGACTGCAGTTTATTTGATGGATGAGGACAAGGAGTGCAGTCCACAGTGCAGAGCAGTGGACGCAGACGCATAACGGCTCACTCACCAGCTGTTGAACTCGTAATCGAAGCCAATGGTGACCTCGGAGTCCTTGGTGATCTGAGCGACAGCATAGATGCAGAGGTGGATCATCCCTTCTGAGATCATGTGCCGtacctgatggagagagagagagagagagagagtgacagagagaaagagagagagagagagagagagagagaggggaggcaaAGGTCACATGCTTGTTTCAAGCACACGTTTACAGTTCTAATTCCTCTGAAGAGGGGCCCTCATTTGAAAGTCGGACACACTTGGTCAAATGTAGAAACGATTGAGATTATGAAATTATGAAATGAATGTTTGGTCTGTACACATGAAACGCAAGACTTTGTCCATCTTTCAAATCATGTCCTGTACATGTTTCCTAGAAACTGAACCACTGATGATGGAATTGCTAACAAATGAAGTAAAGCAGAGCCAGAGCCCTACTGCTTgatactacactacacaaacatgcaccccGGTGTGTGAGCTGTGAGGGACGGCATTCTACAAACActgtgggccacacacacacacacacacacacacacacacacacacacacacacacacacacacacacacacacacacacacacacacacacacacacacacacacacacacacacacacacacacacacacacacacacacacctcagcgtTGGGAGTGCAGGACCTCCTGATGAAGCGGGCGTCGTTCCCAAAGGTGCGGGCgtccacacacatctccacgtCGTTGAACTTGGAGTAGAACAGGACAAATGGGTAGGGCCTGTTGGGGGGGACAGAGCTTGGTCAGGTATGTGCAgaaagaaatgaatgaatgaatgatgctTACCACACAAGATTACATAACTGTCTTCAAAAgaacacattacacatacacgcaccatCAAAGATTACAtaattgcacacacagacacacacacagatggaggtgGGTTCGTACTTTTTGAAGAAATGCCCGTTGACCTCGAACTGCTGCTTCAGCATGACCTTGCCCCGGTACTCGATGATTAGGGTGTCCGGCTCGAGGTCCCGTGCTGCCCGTAGAATCTTCCGGTGCTTCTGTACACGCGTCACCCGGCCCACCTGCAACTAGGACATATGAtgcaggcagagaaagagaaaaagaaagaaagaaagaagggagagagagaaattttaACACGTGAGTTTCTTCCTGATATGCAATGTCCATGAGAAAAaaattgtacacacacaataataaacatgtataaatatatagagtgtgtgtgtgtgcgtgtgtgcgtatctatctatctatatatccatATTTAGTGGCTACATGGAAGACAAAATGGCCATATACATGCGTGCCCTAATCCAATTCATGGCTTTCAGGcttatcaggtccctttccacaggtgtataaaatcatgCACCTAGATTaagaatgcagactgcatggtgcttgattaacccacctgtggagatggacctgatgaaacccatgaataacaCGGAGGCCAGGTGAGGCCTGTGAGGTGGCGTACCTGCATCTGGGAGCTGAGCACGGTGTTGTTGCAGGCCAGCTCGGTGCGGTTGATGGTGTCGGGCGAGGGGGCGggcgagctgggcttggccagctgcagcagcgtctGCACGTCGGCGCTGTACTGGTTGGCCAGGGCCTCCTCGTACTGGTCCGTCCACTGACGGATCCGCGTCTCCCAGCCCTCGGCCGTGTTCTCGTCCAGGGCGCTCGCCTCCGTCGTGGAGTTCTGCACGGAAACAGGCGACCGTGAGTGCTTCGGTACATGTTTAATTTTTTAAAGATGTATTCGaacgtgtgtctctgtgtgagtatgtgtgtttagaatAGTTACGTTGGGCTACAAGTAATATTGTACCCACACTGTACTATTagcataatagtaataatgttagaggttctcaaactgtgccaAAGGTTTTGAGTGAGGAGAAATGAAAGCTCACCTTCATCCTCATGGATTTTCTGGAACCCTCTCTGAAAGCCTACGACACAGAACCATGGCAGCCATGGTCAGTTGCAATGCCTTCACTAATAACATTATGACGCTTATACTTCTACAAGACATACCAatggatacatacagtatgaatgccTAGGCGTGTGTGACTATAGGCTGCTCACCGTACTAGtcggtacatgtgtgtgaggtgctgtgcgtgtgtacgggtgtgtgtgtgtgagagctgtgcACCTTAATCTTCTTGGCTTTGGGCGTGGTGCGGCTCTTGTCCgtgctcttcttcctcttcttggcCTTGCTGCGCTTGACGCGGTTGACCGTGAGCGTGATGCTGGTGGGCGTGTGCTGAGTGGCCGTGTACGACACCGTGGAGGGAGACACTTCCTCGTCCCCGCTCTCCGTGCCACTACTgtccccacctacacacacacacacacacacacacacacgtgggtcAGACACTTATTATCTTCAACTTATGACATGCAAAGGGCTCTTGTTGGCCAGATTTGTCTAGCTTTTTTCAGTGAAGATTTTCATAGAAATGTAGTTTTTCGCTGAAAGTTTCCAGAATCTTAATCCATAAGCAGCTCTTTGTGTCTAAAAGGAAGGTCATAGGTCATCTTACCGGACACATTCTCTGTTTTCCTGCGCTGTCCGTCTAATGCTTTCCTCCTCTCTAGACCCCTGCAAAACAGAACCAGTGGGTTAGAACTGAGCGCACTGAGGGATCCATCAACACGAGTGCAAAACATGATGTCATATCCTAATTCATGTATGGGATAGCAACCCGTAACATCAACACCACTACACTAGTTTCATACAGAGCTTCATTTCACTGTGCACTGTGTGCACCTCTCAATGGATGTCCATGCCATGCTTTATCAGGAAAATCACTCTGCTTGAAGTTAGCCGAAACGTTGACAACTGTGTTACAAACAAGCATTGACTAATTTTAAACGGGCTGTTCCACGTCATTTGAACTCAAGCACGGTGGCTGAGGACTTTGGAGGACAGTTCTGTGTCAGAGACCGGGGGCCTGGATCAGGTGCGGGGGCGACTCACCTGCAGTTCTCGCACTTGATGAGGAAGCCGTCTTGCGTCAGGCTGCAGTGGCACCAGGCGCTGGGCACGctaccttcctcctcctcctcatcggaCGAGGTCTCGCTGTCGGCCGAGTGCTCCTGGTCAGGTCGGGGGTGGGCGTGGGAGTGGGCGTGGGCGTGAGGGGACTGGTAGCGGCCGCGAGCCACGCCATTGAGCTCCAGCCGCGGGATGATGGTCTGGGAGAGTGGGGAGGcgggaggggtgggagggggtggggctcCGTAGTTGTGATCCTGACAACACACAACGGAAGACTGTTGCATCTTCAAACAATGGTGTTCAGGGGAACGCGGGAACGGAGGGTTGGGTCGGGTCGGGTggaagggatggatggagggatggagggagggagggcgggtgcgcacagagaggagaggagagaaaaaaaggaagaggggaaaaaaaacagaaagaacaaaacaaaaacaaacaaaagaagaagagtggggttggggggagtTGGAGGGGAAGGAAACGACAAGGAATGAAAAAATAAACCAAAGGCATTCACGGCTTTGTTGAgcagtcattcattcagtcattcacaGTGGCACAGGGCTAGCGCAGAGGCAGAACCATTATGAATCGGTGCTACAAAGGTCataggtcaaaaggtcaaaagtgCACAAGCTAGAGTATGGCACGAGTCAGGCACAGGGCTAGTGAGTCTTTCAGCAGACACGATCGGGGTACAACCAAAGGCATTCGTGGCATGGCAATGGCAATGTTTGGTTAAAGTTACACGGAGGAGGAGTAGGGGTGGGACCATGCCGGTACTCACAGCGTAGGGCAGTCCGCGGTAGCCATGGTTCTGAACGTTGCCACAGCTGTGGTTGGAGTAACTCTTTTGGTTCACTGCAGGGCTCGCTTCAACTGACTCAGGGCTGtgggagaagggagaagagaggggacgggggccacataaacaaacacagaaatggACAATGAGTTAATATTTCAGTGACAGTTTAAGGACAGGTCTGCAAGGGCATTTTCACAGGTCTCTATATAATCATTCACCCACTAATACTGTCTCCTCAATCAAAATGACTAAACGAAGAGAATAAACTCATGCACCATGTAAATATGCAGATGATCTCATGGTTTCCCCCATGGTGACTGAGCAGTATTGCTTACACCACCAGTGTCACGTAACTTCTTCAGAAAAACAGCGCAGTTCAACTCAAGGGCACAAGGGGGCCCCATGACACTGGGCCAGCATTCTGCCTGAGCACAGTGAGTCAG
It includes:
- the setd5 gene encoding histone-lysine N-methyltransferase SETD5 isoform X6 → MSIAIALGVTTPETSYADMAAGSDPESVEASPAVNQKSYSNHSCGNVQNHGYRGLPYAMQQSSVVCCQDHNYGAPPPPTPPASPLSQTIIPRLELNGVARGRYQSPHAHAHSHAHPRPDQEHSADSETSSDEEEEEGSVPSAWCHCSLTQDGFLIKCENCRGLERRKALDGQRRKTENVSGGDSSGTESGDEEVSPSTVSYTATQHTPTSITLTVNRVKRSKAKKRKKSTDKSRTTPKAKKIKNSTTEASALDENTAEGWETRIRQWTDQYEEALANQYSADVQTLLQLAKPSSPAPSPDTINRTELACNNTVLSSQMQLQVGRVTRVQKHRKILRAARDLEPDTLIIEYRGKVMLKQQFEVNGHFFKKPYPFVLFYSKFNDVEMCVDARTFGNDARFIRRSCTPNAEVRHMISEGMIHLCIYAVAQITKDSEVTIGFDYEFNSCNYKVDCACHKGNHNCPVQKHNLSPMDSLPSQPASGPAPPVLPGAETRRRRARRRELEGGAPTAGSDDSNQQPNGDGQDREHGASDAEDGLLDGMKQEEGEEGELDDNGVLISSRRSREERAAFETLERRRRRAAQGGADEPKQEPGAPEEGEVTGLSPAGPHNPAPATGTSGGVSTRRTSYATEAPVETDGKPVTVAPAAAATTAAAPKPPPARSSKPRPKSRISRYRSGSAQRARRQRQALAQQAAEGAGGEDGAPGSSQGELGQGEGALGAGQAQDGDGYGGSGSGALGNKANLRYPKTKKYLVTEWLNDKIPERAELEAERPLRITTDPTVLATTLNMLPGLSHASLICTAPKHYVRFGSPFTPERRRRPLAVDASYGSCKKRWIKQALDESKSSLSPEDGGASGSSNQSNGSSSHPFKADLSAPFKKRKSKYAHELLSSPPDSSASASDLLLRPLSPITPPPPSDPGRPPRPAHSTSCALYLGAEDEPHNGAAMPYSPLTSLPTSRCNTPLQFENISSPEASPVHRPESLSPEPCLRSDFDAIRNATFPDLSMTSSLDSPVPVPEDFPAVSPSPLSLSGGGTPLTPASVSAPGDSSAGTRSGEAQAREQAFRTEFNLIYACSPLNANLGDGLGARGPLTDRRHSQSEGSFSPAESYFGGASGQGLLSETGTGSLSPYPEPHYGGGYPDSGTPPHPSNPPQKKKRGNVITVSQLPGCQPGYQALAVRGHCKPMQNMVSLLEYRKRKQGAREPESGGPMGTPTRPSSLCPSTESPGGPRSLLQPPSSPHSSFSSPAHQAFPQIEEVSPPDLSSSSGSSAASGPRTQEGTSWIVPTTVERLREGQGVLERVLRGNLKMERALKRSDPGDHGNSRDKDADCVETDRYDLTTASPMRSPHPYSPSVYQHQPHLSEPHVTSDSSASPFRSSYSPSPSYPRPLAQDHTPQPTQSTPSACASSSSSSSSSISSLDSSMSGTSRPVGGAVQDASYPSSSHLKASLLNSGLLSASSSPPVPRSQSHSKTDIGGVGAGGLLTGSAASHASRLGQQGSGRGLQANSRLLSAPSSQHYPPRGAPLNQFQHPPLQGSGVRTQTGSY
- the setd5 gene encoding histone-lysine N-methyltransferase SETD5 isoform X3 — protein: MSIAIALGVTTPETSYADMAAGSDPESVEASPAVNQKSYSNHSCGNVQNHGYRGLPYASSVVCCQDHNYGAPPPPTPPASPLSQTIIPRLELNGVARGRYQSPHAHAHSHAHPRPDQEHSADSETSSDEEEEEGSVPSAWCHCSLTQDGFLIKCENCRGLERRKALDGQRRKTENVSGGDSSGTESGDEEVSPSTVSYTATQHTPTSITLTVNRVKRSKAKKRKKSTDKSRTTPKAKKIKAFREGSRKSMRMKNSTTEASALDENTAEGWETRIRQWTDQYEEALANQYSADVQTLLQLAKPSSPAPSPDTINRTELACNNTVLSSQMQLQVGRVTRVQKHRKILRAARDLEPDTLIIEYRGKVMLKQQFEVNGHFFKKPYPFVLFYSKFNDVEMCVDARTFGNDARFIRRSCTPNAEVRHMISEGMIHLCIYAVAQITKDSEVTIGFDYEFNSCNYKVDCACHKGNHNCPVQKHNLSPMDSLPSQPASGPAPPVLPGAETRRRRARRRELEGGAPTAGSDDSNQQPNGDGQDREHGASDAEDGLLDGMKQEEGEEGELDDNGVLISSRRSREERAAFETLERRRRRAAQGGADEPKQEPGAPEEGEVTGLSPAGPHNPAPATGTSGGVSTRRTSYATEAPVETDGKPVTVAPAAAATTAAAPKPPPARSSKPRPKSRISRYRSGSAQRARRQRQALAQQAAEGAGGEDGAPGSSQGELGQGEGALGAGQAQDGDGYGGSGSGALGNKANLRYPKTKKYLVTEWLNDKIPERAELEAERPLRITTDPTVLATTLNMLPGLSHASLICTAPKHYVRFGSPFTPERRRRPLAVDASYGSCKKRWIKQALDESKSSLSPEDGGASGSSNQSNGSSSHPFKADLSAPFKKRKSKYAHELLSSPPDSSASASDLLLRPLSPITPPPPSDPGRPPRPAHSTSCALYLGAEDEPHNGAAMPYSPLTSLPTSRCNTPLQFENISSPEASPVHRPESLSPEPCLRSDFDAIRNATFPDLSMTSSLDSPVPVPEDFPAVSPSPLSLSGGGTPLTPASVSAPGDSSAGTRSGEAQAREQAFRTEFNLIYACSPLNANLGDGLGARGPLTDRRHSQSEGSFSPAESYFGGASGQGLLSETGTGSLSPYPEPHYGGGYPDSGTPPHPSNPPQKKKRGNVITVSQLPGCQPGYQALAVRGHCKPMQNMVSLLEYRKRKQGAREPESGGPMGTPTRPSSLCPSTESPGGPRSLLQPPSSPHSSFSSPAHQAFPQIEEVSPPDLSSSSGSSAASGPRTQEGTSWIVPTTVERLREGQGVLERVLRGNLKMERALKRSDPGDHGNSRDKDADCVETDRYDLTTASPMRSPHPYSPSVYQHQPHLSEPHVTSDSSASPFRSSYSPSPSYPRPLAQDHTPQPTQSTPSACASSSSSSSSSISSLDSSMSGTSRPVGGAVQDASYPSSSHLKASLLNSGLLSASSSPPVPRSQSHSKTDIGGVGAGGLLTGSAASHASRLGQQGSGRGLQANSRLLSAPSSQHYPPRGAPLNQFQHPPLQGSGVRTQTGSY